A stretch of DNA from Methylobacterium sp. CB376:
ATGCGGATGTCGGCGTCGCTCAAGCGCCGCGCGGGCTCGTCATCCCCCATCCGCTTGATCCCTTCGGGATGGCGGATGTGGGCTTCGCTCAGGCGCCGCGCGGGCTGGTGATCCGCTTGATCCCTTCGGGATGGCGGATGTGGGCTTCGCTCAAGCGCCGCGCGGGCTTGGCATCCGCCGTCCGGACGTGATCGCCCGGACGGCGGATCAATCCAATGATCACGCCGGTCGATCCAGGCCGCGGTTTCGTCCGCTGTGTTGATCGATGGTGCCGACGCGCGGGCTCGGACGGGCCGGAGGGCGGCCGGAACGACGAAGCCGGCCCGTTGCCGGGCCGGCTTCGCGGTCGTGTCCTCGCGCGGGGGGCTGAGGATCAGGCGTTCTGCATCGCCTCGATCCCGCCGATCTCCATCTCGGCGGCGAGGGCGGGCGCCTCCCGCTGCCGGCGGGCGGCGCGGCTGCGCACCTCGAGCCAGGTGCCCTGGGCGAGGTCGAGGCGGGAGGCCGCGGCCTCGACCGCCGCGGCGAGCCCCTCGCGCCGGTAATAGACGCCGCGGATCTGGATGTTGGCGACGATCGCCTTGACGAAGGCGTCCCACAGGTCCCGGCGCGGCGGCCGCGCCTCGGTCCAGAACCGGTCGAGGGAGCCCTGATAGGTCAGACCGTCGATGTCGTAGACCGCGGCACCGAGCGTCATGGTCGGCTTGCCGGCGCGCATCGACCACATCCCGACCGTGCTGTTGACGGTCACCACGCCCTGGCAGCCCTCCAGCATGGTGCCGAGATTGCCGCCGTCGATGTAGTCGACCCGGTCCGGCACGTTCCACTTCACGGCGGAGCGGCGCACGATGCGCTTCCAGTTGCGGATGTTCGGATCGAGCGGGTGGATCTTGATGAGCAGCCGCGACCCCGCCGGCGCATGGGCCGCGAAGGAGCGGATCACCATGTGGATCGGCGTCTTGAGGTCGAAGAAGGGCGAGTAGGCCCGCAGCTGGAAGTCGTTCTCCATCTGCAGCGGCATCACGTAGTAGGGCGTGCCCGCCTCGCGCAGGGCCTCGACGTGGCGGTCGCCGCGCGGCCCGGTGCGCTTGGCGCGCAGGATGTGCAGGGCCGTGGCGATGTAGACCAGCGCCGGATGGTGCACCTGATGCGACCGGTAGCCCGGGTAGAGCCACCAGAGCCAGTTGCTCATCAGGTGGTAGGCCATGTCCCAGATCACCTGGGTGACGAAGCTGTCCCGGTAGCGGGGGACGAGATCCGGGTCCGGCACGTCGCGGGCGAGGTCCATCACCGCCTCGGGATCGCGCGGGAAGCAGCTGTCGCCCGACATGCCGTCGCGCTCGAAGGTGATCCAGTCCGGCCGCAGGTAGCCGAAATCCGTGACCGTCACCTTGAGGTCGCGGGCCTTGGCGGCCGCGATCGCCACCTTGTGGTAGAAGCGCTGCTCGCCGAGGAGCACGAGGTCGGTGACGCCCTCGCGGTCGATCAGGTCGGCGACGAAGGCCGGCCACTTCTCGCGCGAGCCGCGGAAGTCGATGCCGCCCGGCCGGCGCCAGAACAGCCAGTCGCCGAAGCAGAGATTGACCCGAAGGCAGCGGTGGCCGCGCGCCTCGAGGGCGTCCGCCGTCTCCGCGAAGAAGGGAGAGATCGGTCCCTGCAGGAACAGGAAGACCTGGCGCTTCGCGCCGTCCCCGACACCGGTTCCGCCGTGTCTCGCAGCATCAGCTCTCACGCAGGCACCTCGGGGCTGGTTGCAGGACGGCGGGGCGGTCATCCCGTCGCGGCGGCAGGGTACGGACGGACCCCGGTGGAGCAATGGCGCCTCTGCAACACTCACCGGGATTCACACGTCGGTTGTCCAGATTGGCCATTTCGCGCAGGGGGACTTGACGGCGACAGGGCCACGGCCCCGCCGCGTCAAGCTGGCGCTAATGATCGCCCAATCGCGGCAGCAACATGGAAAGACGATGATGCGGCTGCGGTTTTCCCCACCCGGTCGCCGCCGCCACACGCCCGTCGCATTCCTGCACGACCAAGCTTCGCCACCACATCCCGCACGGCCCGGCCGCGGGGCCGGCTGTGGATTTCGGGCAACAAGCCGCCGGAGTCCGGGGCCGGCGGACGGCCGGTAGGGTCTGGTAAATCGCCTGCGGGGAGCCTGCCTGCTAGGCTGCCGCCAGCCCCCGGGCCGGCGCTTCGCCCCGGGCGGCGATCCGCGACCGTGGACCGCCCGAGGCGGCCCGCTCTGGAGAGACCAATCGGGCGCGGATGCCGCCGCGCGGCCCCTGCCGCCGGCACCCGCGCCCTCGGGACGACGAATGCCCCGGGCGCGCGGCCCGGCGGCGTTCCGTGTGGAGGACCTTGATGGTGCGTGTCGGACCGCTCGCAGTTGCGGGAGCCGTGCTGCTCTCCGGCTGCAGCAACTTTCTGCCGGCCGCCGGCCCGACGGCCAGCGCCGTGACCGAGGGTGCGGACATCGCCACCGACCAGGGCCTCCTCGCCCGCTACGAGATCATCGACGTCGACGCGGCGGTGGTGGAGGCCCTGCGCGGCCGCCCCCTCGACAGCCTGCTCGCCTCCTTCGGCGACCGCCGCGCCGCGGTCGCGCCGGTGATCGGCATCGGCGACGCCGTCACGGTGACGATCTGGGAGGCGGGGACGGGCGGCCTGTTCTCCGGCCCGGTGCTGGCGGACCGCTTCTCGGCGGGGTCGAAGGCCTCGACCATCCCGGAGCAGATCGTGGGCCGCGACGGCTCGATCTCGGTGCCCTATGCGGGCCGCATCCAGGTCGCGGGCAAGCGCGTCCAGGAGGTGCAGGGCCAGATCGAGCAGGAGCTCGCCGGCAAGGCGATCCAGCCGCAGGTGCTCGTCACCGTGACCTCGCCGCTCAGTTCGAGCGTGACGGTGATCGGCGAGGCGGCGAGCGCGGGCGGAGGCGCCCGGCTCAGCGCGGCCGCCCTGCGCGGGCCGGTCTCCTCGATCGGCGGCGGGCGCGTGCCGCTCTCCGAGCGCGGCGACCGCCTGCTCGACGTGATCGCGGCGGCCGGCGGCGTCTCCGCCCCGGTGAACGAGACCTTCGTGCGGCTCTCCCGCGGCCCGACCACCGCGACGGTGCCGCTGCTCAGCGTCGTCTCGAACCCGCGCGAGAACATCTTCCTGCGCCCGGGCGACACGGTCACGCTGGTGCGCGATCCCCAGACCTTCCTGGCGATCGGCGCGCTCGGCACCCAGTCCGAGATCCCGTTCAGCGCCGACGGCATCACCCTGGCCCAGGCGCTCACCAAGGCGCGCGGTCTGTCGGATTTCCAGGCCGATCCGGCGGGCGTGTTCGTGTTCCGCTTCGAGCCGGCCTCGGTGGTGCGCCGCCTGCGGCCGGGCAGCCCGCTCCTCGGCAGCCCGCAGGTGCCGGTGGTCTACCGGATCAACATGCGCGACCCCAACAGCCTGTTCGTCTCGCAGGCCTTCCGGATGCGCAACCGCGATCTCGTCTACGTCTCGAACGCGCCCTTCACCGAGGTGCAGAAGGTGCTCGGCGCCTTCTCGACCGTCACCGCGCCGGTCGCGGCCGGCGCCTCGATCTACACGGTGACCCGCTGAGCCCCGCCCCGGCGGGCCGGGGCCCGGCCCGCCGGGACCGGCTCAGGCGGCGGGTTCGACCACCCGGACCGGGGCGCCCCGCCGCCAGGCGGCGATCGCCTCGACCGTGTCCTCGTAGAACATCCGGTAGGTCGCGTCGGTGACGTAGCCGAGATGCGGGGTGAGCACCGCGTTCGGCAGGGCGCGCAGCGGGTGGTCCGCCGGCAGCGGCTCGCGGTCGAAGACGTCGAGGCCGGCCGCGCGCAGGCGGCCCTCGCGCAGGGCCGCGATCAGCGCGGCCTCGTCCACCAGCGGGCCGCGGGCGGTGTTGATCAGGACCGCCCCGGGCCGCATCAGCCCGATCTCCGCCGCCCCGACGATGCCGCGGGTCGCGGGCGCCAGCACGAGGTGCAGGCTCACCACGTCGGCGGTGCGAAACAGATCCTCGCGGGAGACGAGGGCCGCGCCGCCGGCCGCGGCGCGCTCGGGCGTGAGGTGCGGGCTCCAGGCGACCGGCTCCATGCCGAAGGCGGCGCCGATCCGGGCCATCCGGCCGCCGATCCGGCCGAGCCCGACGAGGCCGAGCCGCCGCCCGTCGAGCACGCTGCCGATGCTGTCCTGCCAGAGGCCGGCGCGCATGCGGGCGAACTCGCCCGGGAGGTGGCGCAGGCAGGCGAGGATCAGCGCGAAGGCGAGTTCCGCCGTGGCGACGCCCCCCTCGCCGTTGCGCGTGTGGCAGACCGTGACGCCCGCCCGCGCCAGGGCCGGAAAATCGAGCGCGTGCGTGCGCCCGCCCGTGAACACGACGAGGCGCAGGTTCGGCAGGGCCTCGATCAGCGCGGCGTCGAGGGGCATGCGCTCGCGCATCAGGCAGAGCACCGCGTAGGGCGCGAGCCGCGCGGCGGCCTCGGCCCGGGGCACCGGCTCGTGCAGGAAATCGACCGCGATCCCGGGCCCGAGCCCGGCCCAATCGGCCAGCCCGGCGGCGGCGCGCTGGTAATCGTCGAGCACCGCGACGCGAATCGGATCCTGCCCAGCCATCCGGTCCTCCCTGCGGCCGCGTCCCGGGCCGCCGCGGCCATTCTCCGCGCTGCGCGGACGCGCGTCCATGGAGCGTCCGGCCCCGGCCGCGCCCGCCGCCGGCACGGCGAGGATGACGGCCGCGGCGCGGCGCGAGATGATGCGGTCCGGGGCCGCCTCCCGCGCCGCGCCGCCGGTTCGCGGGCGGCTTTCCCCGGCATCCGGCGGGGAGGCGCGATCCGGCGCCGCGCCGCTCAGCGCGCGGCGGACAAGGGGGAGCGCCCGTGCTATGGCGCGGTGCAAACGGGTGCGGAGGACGAGGACGTGACCCAGACGCGCGCAGGCGGGTGGAGGCGGGGCCGGGCCGTGACGCCGTGGCTCGTGGTCGCCTGTCTGCTCGGGGCCGCGCGTCCGGCCGCGGCCGAGGTGGTGGTGGGCGTGGCGGTGCCGCGCACCGGGCCGGTGGCCGGCATCGGCGAGCAGGTGCTGCAGGGCGTCCAGGCCGCCGTGAAGGAGGCGAATGCCCGGGGGGGCCTCGCGGGCGAGCCGATCATCCTCGACGTGCAGGACGATGCCTGCGAGCCGGGCCAGGCCGTCGAGGTGGCGGAGCGCTTCGCGAAGGCGGGGGTCGGCCTGGTGGTCGGCCACGTCTGCTCCAGCGCCTCCCTGGCGGCCTCGGACGTCTACGCGGCGAAGGGCGTGGTGATGATCAGCCCGGCCTCGAACGCCGCGCGCCTGACCGACCGCGGTCTGCCGACCATCTTCCGGGTCTCCGGGCGCGAGGACGACCAGGGGCGGCTCTCCGCCACGATCCTGGCGGAGCGCTTCCGGGACAAGAAGATCGCCATCCTGTACGACGACACCCCGCTCTCGCGCAGCCTCGCGGACTCGACCAAGGCCAACCTCAACAAGATCGGGCAGAACGAGACGCTGTTCGCCGCGATCGTGCCGGGCCAGACCGACGACGCGGCGCTGATCAAGCGGCTGCAGGGGGCCGGGATCGAGGTCGTCTACTATGGCGGCCACTACCAGGAGATGGGCAAGCTGGTGCGCAGCGCCGCCGAGCAGGGCTACCGCCCGCAATGGTTCGGCACCTCCGGCATCGCCACCAAGGAGTTCGGCACCCTGGCCGGCCCGGCCAGCAACGGCGTGCTGATGACCTTCAACCCGGACCTGCGCCGCAAGCCCGAGGCCGCCGCGGCCGTGAAGGCCCTGCAGGCGGACGGGATCGATCCGGGCGGCTTCGTGCTCTACGGCTACGCGGCCATGCAGGCGCTGGTCGAGGCCGGCAACTTCGCCCGCTCCAGCAACCCGAAGACCATCGCCGAGACGCTCCATTCCGAGCGCTTCAACCTCGTGCTCGGCAATGTCGGCTTCGACCAGAAGGGCGACGTGACGGCGCCGGGCTACGTGCTCTACGTCTGGCGCGACGGGGCCTTCACCTACGCGAATTGAGGGCGGGCGGCGCGAGGGGGCGGCCGGCAGGGCCGCCGCCGCTCAGGCGACGGCGCGAAGCCGCGCCTCGGTCGCGGCGAGCAGCGTGCACAGGGCGACGACCTCCGCGGCCGCCTCCACCTCGGCGAGGCTCGGATAGGAGGGGGCGAGCCGCAGCATCCGGTCCTGCGGGTCGCGCCCGTAGGGGTGGGTGGCGCCGGCCGGGGTGAGGGCGAGCCCGCTCCCCGCCGCCAGTTCCACCACCCGGGTGGCGCAGCCCTCGGGCACCTCCAGCAGGATGAAGTAGCCGCCCTCCGGGTTGGTCCAGCGCGCCGCGCCCGATCCGCCGAGTTCCCGCTCCAGGATGGTGGTGACCGCCCGGAACTTCGGCGCGAGGAGCCGCCGGTGGCCGTCCATCAGCGCCTCGAGGGCGCCCTCGCGGGAGAGGAAGCGGGCGTGGCGCAGCTGGTTGAGCTTGTCCGGCCCGATGCTGCGCTTGCCGGCATGGGCGAGGTACCAGCGGAGATTGGCCGGCGAGGCGGCCAGGAAGGCGAGGCCGGCGCCCGCGAGCGTCACCTTCGAGGTCGAGGCGAAGACGATGGGGCGGTCCGGCTGCCCGGCCGCCGCCGCAGCCTCCAGCACGTTGCGCAGGGCCGGCCGGCGCTCGGTCAGGTGGTGGAGCGCGTAGGCATTGTCCCAGAACAGGCGGAAATCGGGCGCGGCCGCCGGCATCGCCGCGAGGCGCTCGACCGTGGATTCCGCGTAGGTCTCGCCGCCCGGATTCGCGTATTGCGGCACGCACCACATCCCCTTCACGCGGGGATCGCGCAGGCGCTCCTCGACCGATCCGAGGTCGGGGCCGTCCGGGTTCATCGGCACCGGCTCCATGACGATGCCGTAGGTCTCGCAGAGCGCGAAGTGGCGGTCGTAGCCGGGGACCGGGCAGAGGAACCGGATCTCCCCCTCGCGCGACCACGGGCCGGCCCCGCCCGGCACGCCCTTGAGCAGCGCGTAGACCAGGCAATCGTGCATCAGCGCGAGGCTCGAATTGTTGCCGACCGCGACCTGCTCCGGCGGGGCGCCAAGGATGGGCGCGAACAGGCGGCGCACCTCGGCGAGGCCCTGCAGCCCGCCGTAATTGCGGGCGTCCTCGCCGGTCTCGGTGAGGTGGTCGCGGTTGCCGGGCAGCGCCAGCAATCCCTCGGAGAGGTCGAGCTGCTCGGGCGCCGGCTTGCCGCGGGTCATGTCGAGCTTGAGGCCGCGCCGCGTCAGGGCGGCGTAGCGCTCCTGGAGCGCGGCCAGGGAGGTGCGCAGGGCCTCGGGCGGGAGTTCGGCGAGCGGAACCATACGGAGCGGGATCATGGCGAGCGCAATCGTGACGGGCGGGGACGCGGCAGGGCCCGCGCCGGAACCGGGCGAGCCTCGCGCGACCGGCCGCCCGGGTCCAGCGGCGCGGCGCGGGGACCGGCCTCGCGCGGGGCTCATGAAAAAGGCGGCCCGGGGGCCGCCTTCGCGTGGGAATCCGGCTTCGGGCCTACTCGGCCGCCTCGGCCGCGGCCTGGGTCGGACCGGAATCCCGGCCGCGGGCGTCGACGTCGCGGTCCACGAACTCGATCACGGCGAGCGGGGCGTTGTCGCCGTAGCGGAAGCCGGCCTTCATGATGCGGCAATAGCCGCCCGGGCGGGCCTGGTAGCGCGGCCCGAGCACCTCGAACAGCTTCTTGACCATGGCCTCGTCGCGGATCTGCGCGATCGCCTGACGGCGGGCGTGCAGGTCGCCGCGCTTGCCGAGGGTGATCAGCTTCTCGACGACCGGGCGCAGGTCCTTGGCCTTCGGCAGCGTCGTGACGATCTGCTCGTGCTTGATCAGCGCGGCCGACATGTTGGCGAACATCGCCTTGCGGTGCTCGGTGGTGCGGTTGAAGCGGCGGCCCCGGTATCCGTGACGCATGGCTGTCTCCATTGATTGTCGGCCGCCGTGCCACGGGCCGGCCGGTCTTCGTTGATTGAGCGGCGAGGGGCGAAGGGGGCAGAGCCCGGCAGCACCCATCGCCTCTCCCGACGGGCCCCGCGAGGCCCGTCGGGAGAGGCGCGGGAAGCGGCGAGGTGGATCTTCCCCCTCGCCGCTCCCGGTCCGCTCAGTAGTGCTCCTCGAAGCGCTTGGCGAGGTCCTCGATGTTCTCCGGCGGCCAGCCGGGCACGTCCATGCCGAGGTGCAGGCCCATCGCGGCGAGCACTTCCTTGATCTCGTTGAGAGACTTGCGGCCGAAATTCGGCGTCCGCAGCATCTCGGCTTCCGTCTTCTGGATCAGGTCGCCGATATAGACGATGTTGTCGTTCTTCAGGCAGTTCGCCGAGCGGACCGACAGTTCGAGCTCGTCCACCTTCTTGAGCAGGGCCGGGTTGAAGGGCAGCTGCGGCGCGAGCGGGGCCGCCTCCTCCTTCCGGGGCTCCTCGAAGTTCACGAAGATCTGGAGCTGGTCCTGGATGATGCGGGCCGCGTAGGCGAGCGCATCCTCGGGCGAGACCGCGCCGTTGGTCTCGACCGTCATGGTCAGCTTGTCCTTGTCGAGATCCTGGCCCTCGCGGGTGTTCTCGATGCGGTAGGACACCTTCGTGACGGGCGAGAACAGCGCGTCGACCGGGATGAGGCCGATCGGCGCGTCCTCGGGCCGGTTGCGGTCGGCCGGGACGTAGCCCTTGCCGGTCGCGACCGTGAACTCCATGCGGATCTCGGCCCCCTCGTCGAGCGTGCACAGCACGAGGTCGGGGTTGAGGATCTGGATGTCGCCGATCGTGCTGATGTCGCCCGCCGTGACCAGGCCGGGGCCGGTCTTGCGCAGGGTCATGCGCTTGGGCGCGTCGCTGTTCGAGCGGATCGCGATGGTCTTGATGTTGAGGACGATGTCGGTGACGTCCTCGCGCACGCCCGGGATCGAGGAGAATTCGTGCAGCACGCCGTCGATGTGGACCGAGGTCACGGCCGCGCCCTGCAGGGACGACAGCAGCACGCGGCGCAGCGCGTTGCCGAGCGTCGTGCCGAAGCCGCGCTCCAGGGGCTCGGCCACCACGGTCGCCACGCGCTTGGGGTCGTGCCCCGGAACGACTTCGAGCTTGTTCGGCTTGATCAGCTCTTGCCAGTTCTTCTGAATCACCACGATGACACCTCTCGTCGACCTGTCGGGCTGCAGCCCGCGCCCGGCCAGCCCGCGACTCGTCCTGATCAGTCTCGAAGCTTGATGGGGAGCGGATGCGGTCAGGACACCGCTGCGACGCTTCCCGAGCCCTCAACGGAGAAACCCAGCGCCCTGGACAGGACGCCGGGTACCCGTTCGCGAATCCCGCCCGGCGCTACGGCGTCCGTCGGGGGGACCGGATCAGACGCGGCGGCGCTTGCGCGGCCGGCAGCCGTTATGCGGGATCGGCGTCACGTCGCGGATCGACGTCACCGTGAAGCCCGCCGCCTGCAGGGCGCGAAGCGCCGATTCGCGGCCCGAACCGGGACCCGACACCTCGACCTCGAGGGTGCGCATGCCGTGCTCGGCGGCCTTGCGGCCCGCATCCTCGGCCGCGACCTGGGCCGCGTAGGGGGTCGACTTGCGCGAGCCCTTGAAGCCCATCGCGCCGGCGGACGACCAGGAGATCGTGTTCCCCTGCGCGTCCGTGATGGTGATCATGGTGTTGTTGAACGACGCATTCACGTGCGCGACGCCGGACACGATGTTCTTGCGCTCGCGACGACGGATGCGGGTTGCTTCCTTGGCCATATTCTCTTTCGATCCTTCAGGCGCGCCCGTCGTGCCAGGCGCTCGGGACGGTGCTGGCGGCGACGGGCCGCGGGGCTCAGGCGGCGCGCGGCGCCGCGGGTCAGGCGGCGCGCCGCGCCGCGAACGGGGGCGGCGACGGGCGCCGCGGACGAGGGCTGGGCGGGGCTCTGCCGGGCCCCTCCCCGCCGCGGATCACTTCTTCTTGCCGGCGATCGGCTTCGCCTTGCCCTTGCGGGTGCGGGCGTTGGTGTGGGTGCGCTGGCCGCGGACCGGCAGGTTGCGGCGGTGCCGCAGGCCGCGGTAGCAGCCGAGGTCCATCAGGCGCTTGATGTTCATCGCGACCTCGCGGCGGAGGTCGCCCTCCACCACGTAGTCGCGGTCGATGGCCTCGCGGATCTGCAGCACTTCGGCGTCGGTCAGCTGGTTGACGCGGCGCTCGGCCGGGATCCCGACCTTCTCGGTGATCTCCTCGGCCTTCTTGGGGCCGATGCCGTGGATGTACTGGAGCGCGATGACGACGCGCTTGTTGGTCGGGATGTTGACGCCTGCGATACGGGCCACTGGTGTGCTCTCCATCGCGTCCGGGGCGGCGAGCCCTCGCGGACGGTCTTCAGGGTGATCGCGCGCGTCCGGTGGAGCCCGGCCCCTGCGCGCCGTCCCGACGACAAATCGGCCCGAGCGGCCTCCGAGGAGACCGCCGGGCCGTCCATGCCTGAACGAAGGAGGGTCGCCTAGCGCGGACGCCCCGGCTTGTCAACCGGCATGTCCGCGCCCGCCTCACGCCGAGACCGGCTGAAGGCCGCCGAGCAACGCTTCGATCTCGCGGCTCACCTGGTCGATCGGCGCCATGCCGTCGATCGGCCGCAGCAGGCCGGTCCCCGCATAATATTCCGAGAGGGGGGCGGTCAGGCTGCGATAGGCGTCGAGGCGGGTCTTGAACACCTCCGGGGTGTCGTCCTTGCGCACCACCTCGCCGCGGGCCAGGGTCTCGGCGGCGCGGTTGGCGATGCGGCCGACCAGCGCGGCCTCGTCGACCTTGAACTCGATCACCGCGTCGAGCCGCAGCCCCTTCCCGGCGAGGAGCGCGTCGAGGGCCTTGGCCTGCGCCACGGTGCGGGGAAAGCCGTCGAGGATGAACCCCTTGCGGGCATCCGGCTCCTCGATGCGGTCGCCCACGATGCCGATCACCACCTCGTCCGGCACGAGGCCGCCGCTCTCCATGATGCTCTTGGCCTGGAGGCCGACCGGCGTGCCCGCCGCCACCGCGGCGCGCAGCATGTCCCCGGTCGAGAGTTGGGGAATCCCGAACCGCTCGACGATCCGCGCCGATTGCGTGCCCTTCCCGGCACCCGGCGGGCCGAGGAGAATGATCCGCATAACCTGTCTCTCCCTTGGACCCCGCGGGCGGTGGCGTCCGCCTTGGGGCCGATTGTTCTCACGCGTGCGGCCGACCTCGGATCCGACCAGGTGCCGACCACCCGAGCATAAGCGCCGAGTCGGCAACCGGCCAATGATGATCGGTCCGGCCGGATCGCGATACCCACCCGGCCCCCGACTATGGACTAACGGCGGCGCGCGCCGCGCAGCTTCGCCTTCTTCACCAGCCCCTCGTACTGATGCGCCAGCAGGTGTCCGTGGACTTGTGCAACGGTGTCCATCGTGACCGAGACGACGATCAGCAGCGAGGTGCCGCCGAAGTAGAACGGCAGCGACGCGTAGGAGACCAGGATCTCCGGGATCAGGCAGATCAGGGTGAGGTAGGCGGCGCCGATCACGGTGACGCGGCTCAGCACCTTGTCGATGTACTCGGCCGTGCGCTCACCCGGCCGGATGCCCGGGATGAAGCCGCCATGCTTCTTGAGGTTGTCGGCCGTCTCCTGCGGATTGAACACCACCGCCGTGTAGAAGAAGGCGAAGAAGATGATCAGGGCGGCGTACAGCACCATGTAGAGCGGCCGGCCATGGCCCAGATAGGTCGCCAGCGTGGCGACGATGCCGGTGCCGCTCGGGTCGCTCTGGAAGCTCGCCGCGGTGGCCGGCAGCAGCAGCAGCGAGGAGGCGAAGATCGGCGGGATCACGCCCGGCGTGTTGAGCTTGAGCGGCATGAACGAGGTCTGCCCCTCGTACATGCGGTTGCCGACCTGGCGCTTGGGGTAGTTGATCAGCAGGCGGCGCTGGGCGCGCTCCATGAAGACGATGAAGTAGACCACCGCGGTGGCCATGACGGCCACGCCGAGGATCACGGCGGTCGAGAGCGCGCCCTGGCGGCCGAGCTCCAGCGTGCCGGCGATGGCCGAGGGCAGGTGCGCGACGATGCCCGCGAAGATGATCAGCGACGAGCCGTTGCCGATGCCGCGCGAGGTGATCTGCTCGCCGATCCACATCAGGAACAGCGTGCCGCCGGTCAGCGTGATCACCGTCGAGATCGCGAAGAACAGGCCGGGCTCCTGCACGATGCCGCCCGAGCTCTGCAGGCCCACCGCGATGCCCCAGGCCTGGAAGATCGCCAGCACCACCGTGAGGTAGCGGGTGTACTGGTTGAGCACCTTGCGGCCGGACTCGCCCTCCTTCTTGAGGGCTTCGAGCGAGGGCAGCACCGAGGTGAGGAGCTGCACGATGATCGAGGCCGAGATGTAGGGCATGATGTTGAGCGCGAAGATCGCCATGCGCTCGACCGCCCCGCCCGAGAACATGTTGAACAGGCCGAGCACGCCGCCCTGCGCATTGGCGAAGCTCTGCCGGAGCGCGTCGGGGTCGATGCCGGGCAGCGGGATGTAGGTCCCGAGCCGGTACACGATCAGGGCGCCCAGGGTGAACCAGATGCGCTTCTTGAGCTCGTCCGCCTTGGCGATGGCGCCGAAGTTCAGGTTTGCGGCGAGCTGCTCGGCTGCAGAGGCCATGACAGGGTCCTTGGAGGAGCGGCGGCGACGAATCGCGTTCAGAAACGGAGACGGCGGCCTCGCGCTGCACGCACGGGCCGCCGCCGATCTCGATCGACTTAAGGTCTGCCCTACGCGGACGCAACCGCGCCGTCGGTCGCGGCGAGCGACTGGGTGACGGAGCCCCCGGCCTTCTCGATGGCCGCGACGGCCGACTTGGAGGCGCGGGCGACCTGGAAGGTCAGGGAGGCGGTGAGCTCGCCGACGCCCAGGATCTTCACGCCGTCGCGCACCCGCGAGACCACGCCGGCGGCGACCAGCGCCTCGACGGTGACGGGCGCGCTCGGATCGAGCTTGCCGGAATCGACCGCCTGCTGGATGCGCCCGACATTGACCTCGTTGAGGTCGGTCGCGCCCGGGTTGTTGAAGCCGCGCTTCGGCAGGCGACGATGCAGCGGCATCTGACCGCCCTCGAAGCCCTTGATGGCCACGCCGGTGCGGGCCTTCTGACCCTTCACGCCGCGGCCCGCGGTCTTGCCCTTGCCCGACCCGATGCCGCGTCCGACGCGCATCCGGTCCTTGGTCGCGCCCTCGTTGTCGCGAATCTCGTTCAGCTTCATGACGCCCTCCTCACGCCGCGCCGTCGAGGACGCGCACGAGGTGATGCACCTTCGCGATCATGCCGCGCACGGACGGGGTGTCCGGCAATTCGGCGATGCGGTGGAGCTTGTTCAGCTTGAGGCCGATCAGCGTCTCGCGCTGGCTGGCCTCGCGGCGGATCGGCGAGCCGATCTGCTGAACCCGCACGGTCTTCTCTGCCATGCCGCCCTCCTTACGCCGCGTCGGCCGAATCGGCCGAGCCCGGCTCGGCGTCGCGGCGGCGGGCCTGCAGGGCCGACACCTTGAGGCCGCGGCGCGCCGCCACCGCCCGCGGGGAATCCTCGCGCTTGAGCGCGTCGAACGTGGCGCGGATCAGGTTGTAGGGGTTCGACG
This window harbors:
- a CDS encoding capsule biosynthesis protein; protein product: MRADAARHGGTGVGDGAKRQVFLFLQGPISPFFAETADALEARGHRCLRVNLCFGDWLFWRRPGGIDFRGSREKWPAFVADLIDREGVTDLVLLGEQRFYHKVAIAAAKARDLKVTVTDFGYLRPDWITFERDGMSGDSCFPRDPEAVMDLARDVPDPDLVPRYRDSFVTQVIWDMAYHLMSNWLWWLYPGYRSHQVHHPALVYIATALHILRAKRTGPRGDRHVEALREAGTPYYVMPLQMENDFQLRAYSPFFDLKTPIHMVIRSFAAHAPAGSRLLIKIHPLDPNIRNWKRIVRRSAVKWNVPDRVDYIDGGNLGTMLEGCQGVVTVNSTVGMWSMRAGKPTMTLGAAVYDIDGLTYQGSLDRFWTEARPPRRDLWDAFVKAIVANIQIRGVYYRREGLAAAVEAAASRLDLAQGTWLEVRSRAARRQREAPALAAEMEIGGIEAMQNA
- a CDS encoding polysaccharide biosynthesis/export family protein, whose product is MVRVGPLAVAGAVLLSGCSNFLPAAGPTASAVTEGADIATDQGLLARYEIIDVDAAVVEALRGRPLDSLLASFGDRRAAVAPVIGIGDAVTVTIWEAGTGGLFSGPVLADRFSAGSKASTIPEQIVGRDGSISVPYAGRIQVAGKRVQEVQGQIEQELAGKAIQPQVLVTVTSPLSSSVTVIGEAASAGGGARLSAAALRGPVSSIGGGRVPLSERGDRLLDVIAAAGGVSAPVNETFVRLSRGPTTATVPLLSVVSNPRENIFLRPGDTVTLVRDPQTFLAIGALGTQSEIPFSADGITLAQALTKARGLSDFQADPAGVFVFRFEPASVVRRLRPGSPLLGSPQVPVVYRINMRDPNSLFVSQAFRMRNRDLVYVSNAPFTEVQKVLGAFSTVTAPVAAGASIYTVTR
- a CDS encoding D-2-hydroxyacid dehydrogenase family protein produces the protein MAGQDPIRVAVLDDYQRAAAGLADWAGLGPGIAVDFLHEPVPRAEAAARLAPYAVLCLMRERMPLDAALIEALPNLRLVVFTGGRTHALDFPALARAGVTVCHTRNGEGGVATAELAFALILACLRHLPGEFARMRAGLWQDSIGSVLDGRRLGLVGLGRIGGRMARIGAAFGMEPVAWSPHLTPERAAAGGAALVSREDLFRTADVVSLHLVLAPATRGIVGAAEIGLMRPGAVLINTARGPLVDEAALIAALREGRLRAAGLDVFDREPLPADHPLRALPNAVLTPHLGYVTDATYRMFYEDTVEAIAAWRRGAPVRVVEPAA
- a CDS encoding branched-chain amino acid ABC transporter substrate-binding protein, whose protein sequence is MTPWLVVACLLGAARPAAAEVVVGVAVPRTGPVAGIGEQVLQGVQAAVKEANARGGLAGEPIILDVQDDACEPGQAVEVAERFAKAGVGLVVGHVCSSASLAASDVYAAKGVVMISPASNAARLTDRGLPTIFRVSGREDDQGRLSATILAERFRDKKIAILYDDTPLSRSLADSTKANLNKIGQNETLFAAIVPGQTDDAALIKRLQGAGIEVVYYGGHYQEMGKLVRSAAEQGYRPQWFGTSGIATKEFGTLAGPASNGVLMTFNPDLRRKPEAAAAVKALQADGIDPGGFVLYGYAAMQALVEAGNFARSSNPKTIAETLHSERFNLVLGNVGFDQKGDVTAPGYVLYVWRDGAFTYAN
- a CDS encoding aminotransferase, which translates into the protein MVPLAELPPEALRTSLAALQERYAALTRRGLKLDMTRGKPAPEQLDLSEGLLALPGNRDHLTETGEDARNYGGLQGLAEVRRLFAPILGAPPEQVAVGNNSSLALMHDCLVYALLKGVPGGAGPWSREGEIRFLCPVPGYDRHFALCETYGIVMEPVPMNPDGPDLGSVEERLRDPRVKGMWCVPQYANPGGETYAESTVERLAAMPAAAPDFRLFWDNAYALHHLTERRPALRNVLEAAAAAGQPDRPIVFASTSKVTLAGAGLAFLAASPANLRWYLAHAGKRSIGPDKLNQLRHARFLSREGALEALMDGHRRLLAPKFRAVTTILERELGGSGAARWTNPEGGYFILLEVPEGCATRVVELAAGSGLALTPAGATHPYGRDPQDRMLRLAPSYPSLAEVEAAAEVVALCTLLAATEARLRAVA